One window from the genome of Pseudonocardia hierapolitana encodes:
- a CDS encoding IS5 family transposase (programmed frameshift) — translation MASLSIGACKDLTDRQWRIVAPLLPKGKRPGRPPKWSRRQLLDGIRWRVRDGAPWRDVPERYGHWQSIYGLFRRWQLDGIWTRIQITLQGFADAAGLITWQVSVDATINRAHQHAAGARHHPDQQVEPPGPEPADHGLGRSRGGLTTKIDLACEQGRKPLALVFTAGQRGDSPQFVPVLEQIRVPRLGPGRPRTRPDRVLADNAYSSRANRAYLRCRRIPGTIPVKADQAANRTKRGSRGGRPPVFDPEAYRDRHAVECGINLLKHYCAVATRYDKLLLCYAATVQVAAIDIWLRPLASDTS, via the exons TTGGCCAGCCTATCGATCGGAGCATGCAAAGACCTGACCGACCGGCAGTGGCGGATCGTGGCGCCGCTGCTGCCGAAGGGGAAACGCCCTGGTCGGCCACCGAAGTGGAGCCGCCGCCAACTGCTGGACGGCATCCGCTGGCGGGTCCGGGACGGCGCGCCCTGGCGCGACGTTCCCGAGCGCTACGGCCACTGGCAGTCGATCTACGGGCTGTTCCGCCGCTGGCAGCTCGACGGGATCTGGACCCGGATCCAGATCACCCTGCAGGGCTTCGCCGACGCCGCCGGGCTGATCACCTGGCAGGTGTCGGTGGACGCCACGATCAACCGGGCCCACCAGCACGCCGCCGGCGCCCGCCACCACCCTGATCAGCAGGTCGAGCCGCCCGGCCCGGAACCGGCCGATCACGGGCTGGGCCGTTCCCGAGGCGGCCTCACCACCAAGATCGACCTCGCGTGTGAGCAGGGCCGCAAACCCCTCGCGCTGGTGTTCACCGCCGGCCAGCGCGGTGACAGTCCACAGTTCGTGCCGGTGCTCGAGCAGATCCGGGTGCCCCGCCTCGGGCCCGGGCGCCCGCGCACCCGCCCGGATCGGGTGCTGGCCGACAATGCCTACTCCTCGCGCGCGAACCGCGCCTACCTGCGCTGCCGCCGCATCC CCGGGACCATCCCGGTCAAGGCCGACCAGGCCGCGAACCGGACCAAGCGCGGCTCACGCGGCGGGCGCCCACCGGTGTTCGATCCGGAAGCTTACCGCGACCGGCACGCCGTCGAATGCGGCATCAACCTGCTCAAACACTACTGTGCGGTCGCTACCCGCTACGACAAACTCTTGCTGTGCTACGCCGCAACCGTCCAGGTCGCCGCCATCGACATCTGGCTACGCCCCCTGGCCAGCGACACTTCTTAA
- a CDS encoding GatB/YqeY domain-containing protein, with product MSTLKEQLRSDLTAAMKSKDELVKATLRMTLTAIGNAEVAGDAARELDDAEVLAIIRKEAKKRAESAEAFAGAGRDELAAQERAEGEVLARYLPAQLSDEELAGIARAAVEQAAAELGERPGPRQMGQVMKHASAAAAGRADGKRLAAAVKGLLTA from the coding sequence GTGAGCACTCTCAAGGAGCAGCTGCGGTCCGATCTGACCGCGGCGATGAAGTCCAAGGACGAGCTGGTCAAGGCCACCCTCCGGATGACGCTGACGGCCATCGGCAACGCCGAGGTGGCCGGGGATGCGGCGCGGGAGCTCGACGACGCCGAGGTGCTCGCGATCATCCGCAAGGAGGCCAAGAAGCGTGCCGAGTCGGCCGAGGCGTTCGCCGGAGCGGGCCGAGACGAACTCGCCGCCCAGGAGCGCGCCGAGGGCGAGGTACTGGCCCGCTACCTGCCCGCGCAGCTCTCCGACGAGGAGCTGGCCGGGATCGCACGCGCGGCCGTCGAACAGGCCGCGGCCGAGCTCGGCGAGCGGCCGGGGCCGCGGCAGATGGGCCAGGTGATGAAGCACGCGTCGGCGGCCGCCGCGGGGCGCGCCGACGGCAAGCGCCTCGCAGCGGCGGTCAAGGGCCTGCTCACCGCCTGA
- a CDS encoding phosphotransferase family protein encodes MDRDDATHQDEPTGSDWRESRFFQRRPSTDALAWAAASIGEGSRIVGHRRLTGGVNSAVHRLTVERHDTRTTVVLRQYPPGKAALRAAMEKEIVNLNVVAGSGLPVPRILAADVAGVATKGAPSLLMTRLPGRIHLNPAEHGSWIARIAEFAALLHSVDLPAPTFRPWTDSWIAPLGRFRVPDGAQRPEVWKAAFNVMEAPPPKDGDVFLHCDYLPVNLLWSRGKITGLTDWNGIHRGSRAIDVGQCRRYLTSLYSPNWAERLRLLYESIAGATLDPWWDLYTLLHHDDKGPKLIRRQVAGRRPVDVSGMTARVEVAVEKALQRLG; translated from the coding sequence ATGGACAGAGACGATGCGACCCACCAAGATGAGCCGACCGGCAGCGACTGGAGAGAGAGCAGATTCTTCCAACGTCGGCCCTCCACGGATGCTCTCGCCTGGGCTGCGGCGTCTATAGGTGAGGGCAGTCGCATCGTCGGGCATCGCCGATTGACCGGTGGCGTCAACTCTGCCGTCCATCGCTTGACGGTTGAGCGACACGACACACGAACCACTGTGGTATTGCGGCAGTACCCGCCGGGCAAGGCGGCGCTTCGGGCCGCCATGGAGAAGGAAATCGTCAACTTAAACGTGGTGGCAGGAAGCGGGCTTCCGGTGCCGAGGATTCTGGCGGCTGATGTTGCCGGCGTTGCCACGAAGGGTGCGCCCTCTCTGCTGATGACACGGTTACCTGGCCGCATTCACCTGAATCCGGCGGAGCACGGGTCGTGGATAGCGAGGATCGCAGAGTTCGCCGCCCTACTGCATTCCGTCGACCTTCCAGCGCCGACTTTTCGGCCTTGGACTGACTCGTGGATCGCACCTCTTGGTCGTTTTCGGGTGCCAGACGGCGCGCAGCGGCCTGAAGTGTGGAAGGCAGCCTTCAATGTCATGGAAGCACCACCACCTAAGGATGGTGACGTCTTCCTGCACTGCGACTACCTACCTGTCAATCTGCTTTGGTCGCGCGGCAAGATCACGGGACTCACCGACTGGAATGGAATTCACCGAGGATCTCGTGCCATCGACGTCGGACAGTGTCGGCGATACCTGACTTCACTTTATTCGCCTAATTGGGCCGAGCGGCTCCGGTTGCTGTACGAATCAATCGCGGGCGCAACTCTCGACCCGTGGTGGGACTTGTACACCCTGCTTCACCATGATGACAAGGGACCCAAGTTGATTCGCCGCCAGGTTGCAGGGCGCCGCCCAGTCGATGTGTCTGGCATGACGGCTCGTGTCGAGGTCGCCGTAGAGAAGGCGCTGCAGCGCCTCGGTTAA
- a CDS encoding metallophosphoesterase, whose product MNSWARLALGATTTGAATLAYAAGIERRRWTLRENTLPVLASGARPLRVLHVSDLHLTPRQFSKQRWVARLAELEPDLVVNTGDNLAHPRAVPAAMAALGPLLDLPGLFVFGSNDYFGPRPKNPARYLVKSSRRSHGEPLPWRDLRAALLERGWHDATHARIDLTVAGIEVAAAGVDDPHLGLDRYDRVAGRRESAGLRLGLTHSPEPRVLDRFAADGYDLVLAGHTHGGQLRVPGIGALVTNCGLDRSRARGASRWGAHTWLHVSAGLGTSPFAPVRFACPPEATLLTLVPRLSLASAARATPASAPVDVG is encoded by the coding sequence GTGAACAGCTGGGCTCGGCTCGCGCTCGGCGCGACCACCACCGGTGCGGCCACCCTCGCCTACGCGGCCGGCATCGAGCGCCGCCGGTGGACCCTCCGGGAGAACACGCTCCCGGTGCTGGCCTCGGGCGCGCGGCCGCTGCGCGTGCTGCACGTCTCGGACCTGCACCTCACACCCCGCCAGTTCAGCAAGCAGCGCTGGGTCGCCCGGCTGGCCGAGCTGGAACCCGATCTCGTCGTCAACACCGGCGACAACCTCGCCCATCCACGTGCCGTGCCCGCCGCCATGGCCGCGCTCGGCCCGCTGCTCGACCTGCCCGGCCTCTTCGTGTTCGGCAGCAACGACTACTTCGGACCGAGACCCAAGAACCCGGCCCGCTACCTGGTGAAGAGCTCCCGTCGCAGCCACGGGGAGCCGCTGCCGTGGCGCGACCTGCGGGCCGCGCTCCTGGAGCGGGGCTGGCACGACGCCACCCACGCCCGCATCGACCTCACCGTCGCCGGGATCGAGGTCGCCGCGGCCGGTGTGGACGACCCGCATCTGGGCCTCGACCGCTACGACCGCGTCGCAGGCCGCCGCGAGAGCGCAGGCCTGCGCCTGGGCCTCACCCACTCCCCCGAGCCACGGGTCCTCGACCGGTTCGCCGCCGACGGCTACGACCTCGTGCTCGCCGGCCACACGCACGGCGGCCAGCTGCGCGTTCCCGGCATCGGTGCGCTCGTCACGAACTGCGGCCTCGACCGCTCCCGCGCCCGCGGCGCGTCCCGCTGGGGCGCCCACACGTGGCTGCACGTCTCGGCCGGGCTGGGCACGTCCCCCTTCGCCCCGGTGCGCTTCGCCTGCCCGCCGGAGGCCACCCTGCTCACCCTCGTTCCCCGGTTGTCGCTCGCATCCGCGGCTCGGGCCACCCCTGCGTCGGCGCCTGTGGACGTCGGCTAG
- a CDS encoding dihydrofolate reductase family protein, with the protein MAGGEQRGGKGGRLRDEQQDRRALRGEPGLQRCAGQPSEDLEGADGARGEGRLGQRVADADAWHKSILLRGEAVDTVAELKARPGNDLSINGSVSLVRSLHAAGLIDDYTLLIHPLALGSGTRLSDGPLG; encoded by the coding sequence GTGGCCGGTGGCGAGCAGCGGGGCGGGAAGGGCGGCCGCCTGCGCGACGAACAGCAGGACCGCCGTGCGCTGCGCGGGGAACCGGGGCTGCAACGTTGTGCAGGCCAGCCGTCCGAGGACCTGGAAGGCGCCGACGGTGCCCGCGGCGAGGGTCGCCTGGGTCAGCGAGTAGCCGACGCGGACGCGTGGCATAAGTCGATCCTGCTGCGGGGCGAGGCCGTCGACACGGTGGCGGAGCTGAAGGCGCGGCCGGGCAACGATCTGTCGATCAACGGCAGCGTGTCGCTGGTCCGAAGCCTGCACGCCGCCGGCCTGATCGACGACTACACGCTGCTGATCCACCCGCTGGCCCTGGGAAGTGGCACGCGGCTGTCCGACGGGCCGCTCGGCTGA